One part of the Sus scrofa isolate TJ Tabasco breed Duroc chromosome 8, Sscrofa11.1, whole genome shotgun sequence genome encodes these proteins:
- the NUDT9 gene encoding ADP-ribose pyrophosphatase, mitochondrial isoform X2: MMSGSNGTKENSHNKARTSPYPGSKVHRSQVPNEKVGWLVEWQDYNPVEYTAVSVLAGPRWADPQISESNFSPKFNEKDGPIERKSQNGLYEVENGRPRNPAGRTGLVGRGLLGRWGPNHAADPIITRWKRDRSGNKIAHPVSGKNILQFVAIKRKDCGEWAIPGGMVDPGEKISATLKREFVEEALNSLQKSSAEKRELEKQLHKLFSQEHLVIYKGYVDDPRNTDNAWMETEAVNYHDETGEIMENLTLEAGDDAGKVKWVDINDKLKLYASHSQFIKLVAEKRDAHWSENPETDCQEL; this comes from the exons ATGATGTCTGGCTCTAATGGCACCAAAGAGAATTCCCACAACAAGGCCAGGACATCGCCTTACCCAGGCTCAAAAGTTCACCGCAGCCAGGTTCCTAATGAGAAGGTAGGCTGGCTTGTCGAGTGGCAAGATTATAATCCTGTGGAATACACTGCAGTCTCTGTCTTGGCTGGACCTAGATGGGCAGATCCTCAGATCAG TGAAAGCAACTTTTCTCCCAAGTTTAATGAAAAAGATGGACCTATTGAGAGAAAGAGCCAAAATGGCCTATATGAGGTTGAAAATGGAAGACCTCG aaatCCTGCAGGACGAACAGGACTGGTTGGTCGGGGGCTTTTGGGGCGATGGGGCCCCAATCATGCTGCAGATCCCATCATAACAAG GTGGAAAAGGGACAGAAGTGGAAATAAAATCGCCCACCCCGTTTCTGGGAAAAACATCTTACAGTTTgttgcaataaaaagaaaagactgtgGAGAATGGGCAATCCCAGGG GGGATGGTGGATCCAGGAGAGAAAATTAGTGCCACGTTGAAAAGAGAATTTGTTGAGGAAGCTCTCAACTCATTACAGAAGTCCAGTGCTGAGAAGAGAGAATTAGAGAAACAGTTGCACAAACTCTTCAGCCAGGAACATCTAGTG atctatAAGGGATATGTTGATGATCCTCGAAACACTGATAACGCATGGATGGAGACGGAGGCCGTGAACTACCACGATGAAACAG GTGAGATAATGGAGAACCTTACCCTAGAAGCTGGAGATGATGCTGGAAAAGTGAAATGGGTGGATATCAATGATAAACTCAAGCTTTATGCTAGTCACTCTCAATTCATCAAACTTGTGGCTGAGAAACGAGATGCACACTGGAGTGAGAACCCTGAAACTGACTGCCAAGAGTTATAG
- the NUDT9 gene encoding ADP-ribose pyrophosphatase, mitochondrial isoform X1 has product MAGRVLGKTLATVSLSVALASVTLKSLGCCSLTTCRNSFLSCGFHLCSNMMSGSNGTKENSHNKARTSPYPGSKVHRSQVPNEKVGWLVEWQDYNPVEYTAVSVLAGPRWADPQISESNFSPKFNEKDGPIERKSQNGLYEVENGRPRNPAGRTGLVGRGLLGRWGPNHAADPIITRWKRDRSGNKIAHPVSGKNILQFVAIKRKDCGEWAIPGGMVDPGEKISATLKREFVEEALNSLQKSSAEKRELEKQLHKLFSQEHLVIYKGYVDDPRNTDNAWMETEAVNYHDETGEIMENLTLEAGDDAGKVKWVDINDKLKLYASHSQFIKLVAEKRDAHWSENPETDCQEL; this is encoded by the exons aaactCGTTTTTATCCTGTGGGTTTCATCTTTGCTCCAACATGATGTCTGGCTCTAATGGCACCAAAGAGAATTCCCACAACAAGGCCAGGACATCGCCTTACCCAGGCTCAAAAGTTCACCGCAGCCAGGTTCCTAATGAGAAGGTAGGCTGGCTTGTCGAGTGGCAAGATTATAATCCTGTGGAATACACTGCAGTCTCTGTCTTGGCTGGACCTAGATGGGCAGATCCTCAGATCAG TGAAAGCAACTTTTCTCCCAAGTTTAATGAAAAAGATGGACCTATTGAGAGAAAGAGCCAAAATGGCCTATATGAGGTTGAAAATGGAAGACCTCG aaatCCTGCAGGACGAACAGGACTGGTTGGTCGGGGGCTTTTGGGGCGATGGGGCCCCAATCATGCTGCAGATCCCATCATAACAAG GTGGAAAAGGGACAGAAGTGGAAATAAAATCGCCCACCCCGTTTCTGGGAAAAACATCTTACAGTTTgttgcaataaaaagaaaagactgtgGAGAATGGGCAATCCCAGGG GGGATGGTGGATCCAGGAGAGAAAATTAGTGCCACGTTGAAAAGAGAATTTGTTGAGGAAGCTCTCAACTCATTACAGAAGTCCAGTGCTGAGAAGAGAGAATTAGAGAAACAGTTGCACAAACTCTTCAGCCAGGAACATCTAGTG atctatAAGGGATATGTTGATGATCCTCGAAACACTGATAACGCATGGATGGAGACGGAGGCCGTGAACTACCACGATGAAACAG GTGAGATAATGGAGAACCTTACCCTAGAAGCTGGAGATGATGCTGGAAAAGTGAAATGGGTGGATATCAATGATAAACTCAAGCTTTATGCTAGTCACTCTCAATTCATCAAACTTGTGGCTGAGAAACGAGATGCACACTGGAGTGAGAACCCTGAAACTGACTGCCAAGAGTTATAG